The Sphingobacterium bambusae genome includes a window with the following:
- a CDS encoding helix-turn-helix and ligand-binding sensor domain-containing protein: MKYIDKLIGTLILLFPLLLWAQNPLGLPMVHNYSKGIFQGGSRTWDIKQDGRGVMYFANNEGLITFDGKYWKRHTLPNHTIVRSIAIDKNNRIYVGGQGEFGYFEANSNNELAYVSLKALLPKGHEQFADAWNTVIVDHAVFFRTTQNIFEYRDDQIKVYPATVSWEFMGSADNQLYAQDIKHGLLTFSQGKWKSALKQNDFKDIKIAAMAVLDDHKLLITTLTHGDYVISDGVVHLLAPSKYTYELYTPSLSVINDREYVVATASEGCVIRDRGGRVLQRLGLREGLQNKNVTTVFVDRQRNIWAAVDNAIAVLSYGSAIRYFRPTMDYDVTGYSALIFQQKLYMTSSNGAYVTPLQSAYKNHSQSADNFKLITGSDGGEAWRVSEVNGQLLLTHNRGLFAIQHDRLVALNEGAGTWLPMALSAVYPVDRALLGTYYGLDLLQFKAGRFERVAKLNGRSDSYRFLEIDAQGQVWASHPYRGIYRIKLSDDGTAYEARLLTQKDGLPSDFQNYVFRVKNKLLFTTAKGIYTFDDQQSRFIPSPDFADFHDLPIKYLQEDAEGNLWFCSGKRVGVARRDAKTKRYQITYFPELEGHQTSGFENIYPYDKNNIYIGSERGLIHIDFENYLAVKDKPKVLLSSIKATAATDSTIYDGYVIAEEAANEKGSVTERTLPARFNSFLFRYSSPSYGIQEHMQYSYRLEGYDKAWSAWSGETEKAYTNLPNGNYTFHVRAKNNLAEASDTVSYSFVIRPPWYKSIWAVGIYVFAFLLAAYFLVLWQKRVWKTQEEDFNKKLAQMRYIHQLEIEKNEKEIVKLQNEKLEHEVMSKTKELASTSMQLMENTGALSKLRVELAKLDVGDDEGGDLKKITSLLNDVEKNSSHWDQFASHFDELNDGFMHRLKEKHPTLSRNDLKVCAYLRLNFSTKQIAQLQNISVRGVEIHRYRIRKKLGIDSDVSTADYLSTV, from the coding sequence ATGAAGTATATCGACAAACTAATTGGTACGCTGATTCTTCTTTTTCCATTACTTTTATGGGCACAAAATCCGTTGGGCCTGCCTATGGTGCACAACTACAGCAAGGGAATCTTTCAAGGAGGAAGTCGAACTTGGGACATCAAGCAGGATGGAAGAGGGGTGATGTATTTCGCAAATAACGAAGGACTCATTACGTTTGACGGTAAGTATTGGAAACGTCATACATTGCCCAACCATACTATCGTTCGGTCGATTGCCATTGATAAAAACAACCGCATTTATGTTGGTGGACAGGGAGAGTTTGGATATTTCGAGGCTAACAGTAACAACGAGCTTGCTTATGTTTCCCTCAAAGCACTGCTTCCCAAAGGGCACGAGCAATTTGCAGATGCCTGGAATACGGTTATTGTTGATCATGCTGTTTTCTTTAGAACCACACAGAACATCTTTGAATACCGTGATGATCAAATAAAAGTGTATCCGGCAACGGTAAGTTGGGAATTTATGGGGAGCGCCGATAATCAACTGTATGCGCAGGACATCAAACACGGTTTGCTTACGTTTTCCCAAGGCAAATGGAAAAGCGCATTAAAGCAAAACGATTTCAAGGATATTAAAATTGCGGCTATGGCCGTCTTGGACGATCATAAATTGCTTATTACCACGCTTACCCATGGTGATTATGTGATAAGCGACGGCGTTGTGCATTTACTTGCGCCGAGCAAGTATACTTATGAGCTTTACACGCCTTCTTTGTCGGTCATTAATGATCGTGAATATGTCGTAGCAACAGCTTCGGAAGGATGTGTCATCCGCGACAGAGGAGGCCGCGTGTTGCAGCGCCTTGGTTTGCGGGAGGGGTTACAGAACAAAAATGTAACGACGGTTTTTGTGGATCGGCAGCGGAATATATGGGCCGCAGTGGATAACGCGATTGCCGTGCTGAGTTACGGTAGCGCTATTCGTTATTTTAGGCCCACAATGGATTATGACGTGACGGGTTATTCCGCACTGATTTTCCAGCAGAAGCTCTACATGACTTCATCGAATGGTGCTTATGTGACGCCCTTACAGTCAGCCTACAAAAACCACAGCCAATCTGCGGATAACTTCAAGTTGATCACGGGCAGTGACGGAGGGGAGGCTTGGCGTGTTTCGGAAGTCAATGGACAGCTGCTGCTTACCCATAACCGAGGACTATTTGCTATACAGCATGATCGATTGGTTGCGCTTAACGAAGGGGCTGGAACTTGGCTGCCCATGGCTCTTTCTGCGGTTTATCCCGTTGATCGGGCGCTGCTGGGTACCTATTACGGTTTGGATTTACTGCAATTTAAGGCAGGTCGATTTGAGAGGGTTGCTAAGCTTAATGGACGATCAGATTCTTATCGTTTTCTCGAAATCGATGCGCAGGGACAGGTTTGGGCGTCTCATCCTTACCGTGGTATCTATCGGATTAAGCTGTCTGATGACGGCACTGCTTACGAGGCAAGGCTACTGACGCAAAAGGATGGACTTCCTTCGGATTTTCAGAATTATGTGTTTCGCGTAAAAAATAAGCTGTTGTTTACGACAGCAAAAGGTATATATACCTTTGATGATCAGCAATCGCGTTTTATTCCTTCACCGGATTTTGCCGACTTTCATGACCTTCCGATTAAGTATTTACAAGAAGATGCGGAAGGTAACTTGTGGTTTTGTAGTGGGAAGAGAGTTGGGGTGGCGAGACGCGATGCGAAGACTAAGCGCTACCAGATTACCTATTTTCCGGAATTGGAAGGGCATCAAACATCTGGCTTTGAAAACATCTATCCTTATGATAAAAACAATATTTATATCGGGTCGGAACGCGGGCTTATACATATTGATTTCGAAAACTACCTGGCGGTAAAAGACAAGCCTAAGGTGCTGCTTTCTTCGATAAAGGCGACGGCCGCGACGGACAGTACGATTTATGATGGCTATGTAATCGCCGAGGAGGCCGCCAACGAAAAAGGATCAGTTACTGAGCGGACCTTGCCCGCGCGTTTCAACTCCTTTTTGTTTAGGTATTCGTCGCCAAGTTATGGCATTCAGGAGCATATGCAATACAGCTATCGCCTAGAAGGCTATGATAAAGCATGGTCGGCATGGTCAGGCGAAACAGAGAAGGCGTATACCAATTTGCCGAATGGCAACTATACCTTTCATGTGCGGGCCAAAAATAATCTTGCCGAAGCTTCTGACACGGTGTCCTATAGCTTTGTCATCCGGCCGCCATGGTATAAATCTATTTGGGCGGTCGGGATCTACGTGTTTGCCTTTCTGCTAGCGGCTTACTTTCTTGTACTTTGGCAAAAGCGTGTTTGGAAAACACAGGAGGAGGATTTTAATAAAAAGCTGGCGCAGATGCGTTACATCCATCAGTTGGAGATCGAAAAGAATGAAAAGGAAATTGTGAAGCTTCAAAACGAGAAATTGGAACATGAAGTGATGTCCAAAACGAAGGAGCTGGCCAGCACGAGTATGCAACTGATGGAAAATACTGGTGCGCTAAGTAAGCTTCGCGTGGAATTGGCCAAACTGGATGTCGGTGATGATGAAGGAGGAGATCTGAAAAAGATTACTTCCCTGCTAAATGATGTGGAGAAAAACAGCAGTCACTGGGATCAGTTTGCGAGCCATTTTGATGAGCTTAACGACGGCTTTATGCATCGTTTAAAAGAGAAACATCCTACTTTATCTAGAAATGACCTGAAAGTGTGCGCCTATTTGCGGCTCAACTTTTCCACCAAACAGATCGCACAACTGCAGAATATATCGGTAAGGGGCGTGGAGATACATCGCTATCGGATTCGCAAAAAATTGGGTATCGATAGCGATGTGTCGACCGCCGACTACCTAAGTACGGTTTAA
- a CDS encoding TraB/GumN family protein: MTKIFTDLFKVSIYYVLLFLLAITTSTTTSVAQGVNGYQLLWEVSGKNLVKPSYLFGSIHVKDSRAFHFSDSVYWAVANADVFAMETHPDSLLCEVLAYTDGSKTVADTLRLTDRQKQQLKDRFSEYDFDKSDSLLLKNPYLLRTLLYPASSKKDGKEMIVDIFLYGLAKTRHKPVLSLESTEQHLEALLTTGGSVADMIDADVEDYEEKINGLIEIYASGNLELLNSQIQHYLKDNTLLKTRNVVMLQRMVQLMPKKSVFAVTGAAHLPGEYGLINLLRREGYNVRQVQGTFDGHTAFDIEHDAMGWQTVSDSLLGFDIQFPAGYVYSREAIYQKTLVHLDMFSEAVFSFNASFVVGESTISDEAFVNETLDSILSKNSNMLISKQIFKEGTITILEATIQERESQKKVKIWLQNNRRYLLIASIKKNSKYQNLVDRVLSSVVIKSTPDNASIPIFKDPLGAFQIKLPPISQRMVNDAPSADNPATESFKIMNTFALDATNSASYLVRYNDYPPGVSLIDKESVYQKTVQQLTAMGNILVEPRDIQRNGYVARNFKAIIGGNWSEIEMFFRGNRFFLLLREHLSSTAPLPENDPFDTFAFLPYQEVDNELFAVGELKLSLPQTPMDLNTSPADRATEFVSTKHHLATIDPKSGTNFQFLAYQFGKYSRYTDVDSMFHKIHRNIKEDGDSVLSYRRLEHPFAQGAVLYSYNKQQHAAMQHQIWSVGDHLYVLYVTGGEEDLKRKNVDDFFRHFESSISTKKTNFDIFASKADLLITDLQNQDTATWKPAWKSLQKFYSFEKNELPLLRKAIRYVYPNDQEENGSRTLLIDELATLGDKPSIPLLKRLYVDRETSDAIRTNILQNILSIDSTEFEWYFNSLLTKPPTTNDAQALISPLLDSLEFTAQHMDRIASLLRHPDYRAATLTWFKKVLELKKQSQVSVKTADMLSLVEAFAKDDLAQFVSTHSADENSVFYNRMFTYLQIFGASTNQAYIQHFADNLSSMEGVNYIKTALLIAMVDARMPLDSTLFKEQLENIRTRYDVMKAFEERNLFEQIPQMYKEGDQFAKMLFNEFLYDDYEYPTEIKEIGKIVESGNTYYVFSVKFEGNELSYLGVSGPFAGGNVPIDFDYYNCVTNYDEVSENWEIQAKNLIQESFD; the protein is encoded by the coding sequence ATGACCAAAATTTTCACCGATCTTTTTAAGGTATCAATTTACTATGTACTACTTTTCCTGTTGGCTATCACCACCAGTACAACAACTTCAGTTGCACAAGGAGTTAATGGCTATCAACTGCTATGGGAAGTTAGTGGAAAGAATTTGGTAAAACCGTCCTATCTTTTCGGTTCTATCCATGTTAAAGACAGCCGGGCTTTTCACTTCAGCGACTCCGTCTATTGGGCAGTTGCAAATGCCGACGTTTTCGCAATGGAAACTCACCCCGATTCTTTACTGTGTGAAGTACTAGCGTACACCGATGGATCAAAAACAGTGGCCGATACACTACGTTTAACCGATCGACAAAAACAACAGTTGAAAGATCGGTTTTCAGAATACGATTTCGATAAATCAGATTCCTTATTGTTAAAGAATCCCTATCTATTGCGAACGCTCCTCTATCCGGCAAGCAGCAAAAAGGACGGTAAGGAAATGATCGTCGATATTTTTTTATACGGTCTTGCGAAAACAAGACACAAGCCTGTCTTAAGTTTAGAAAGTACCGAACAGCATTTGGAAGCTTTGCTTACAACAGGCGGAAGCGTGGCGGACATGATCGATGCCGATGTCGAGGACTATGAGGAAAAAATCAACGGGCTCATCGAGATTTATGCTTCCGGCAATTTAGAACTATTGAATAGTCAAATCCAACATTATCTCAAGGATAATACCTTACTAAAGACCCGAAACGTGGTAATGTTGCAACGGATGGTACAGTTGATGCCAAAAAAATCCGTTTTTGCGGTAACAGGTGCTGCACACCTCCCCGGAGAATATGGACTAATCAATCTTCTTCGCAGAGAGGGCTACAACGTCCGTCAGGTGCAAGGAACCTTCGATGGGCATACGGCGTTCGATATCGAGCACGATGCTATGGGTTGGCAGACGGTGAGCGATTCGCTTCTTGGATTCGATATTCAGTTTCCTGCCGGCTATGTTTATAGCCGCGAGGCCATCTACCAAAAAACGTTGGTGCATTTGGATATGTTTAGCGAAGCCGTCTTCAGCTTCAACGCTTCTTTCGTTGTTGGAGAGTCCACAATTAGTGACGAAGCGTTTGTCAATGAAACACTAGACAGCATACTATCGAAAAATTCCAATATGCTGATCAGTAAGCAAATTTTTAAAGAAGGTACAATCACTATTCTTGAAGCCACAATACAGGAGCGTGAATCACAGAAAAAGGTGAAAATCTGGCTACAGAATAATCGAAGGTACTTGCTGATCGCCAGCATCAAGAAAAACAGTAAATACCAAAATTTGGTAGATCGTGTTTTAAGCTCAGTCGTTATCAAATCAACTCCCGACAACGCATCAATCCCTATCTTTAAGGATCCGCTTGGTGCTTTTCAAATTAAATTACCGCCAATTTCCCAACGGATGGTCAACGACGCACCAAGTGCAGACAATCCAGCGACAGAGAGTTTTAAAATCATGAATACCTTTGCTTTAGACGCTACCAATAGCGCCTCTTACCTCGTGCGTTACAACGACTATCCTCCAGGAGTATCATTAATCGACAAAGAATCCGTCTATCAAAAGACGGTACAGCAGCTTACAGCGATGGGCAATATCTTGGTCGAACCGAGAGATATCCAAAGAAACGGTTATGTAGCGAGAAACTTCAAAGCGATCATCGGTGGCAATTGGTCTGAAATAGAGATGTTTTTTCGAGGAAATCGCTTTTTCTTATTACTGCGCGAGCATTTGAGCAGCACTGCACCGTTGCCAGAGAACGACCCTTTCGACACTTTTGCCTTCCTACCATACCAAGAGGTCGACAACGAGCTCTTTGCGGTGGGCGAATTAAAACTGTCATTGCCACAGACACCGATGGATCTGAACACGTCGCCTGCCGATCGTGCGACCGAATTTGTTTCCACAAAACATCACTTGGCTACCATCGATCCAAAATCGGGCACTAATTTTCAGTTCCTAGCATACCAATTTGGAAAATATAGCCGTTATACCGATGTCGATAGCATGTTCCATAAAATACATCGCAATATAAAAGAAGACGGTGACTCTGTCTTAAGCTACAGAAGGCTTGAACATCCTTTTGCGCAGGGGGCTGTACTCTATTCCTATAACAAGCAACAGCATGCGGCAATGCAACATCAAATTTGGTCTGTGGGTGATCATTTGTATGTATTGTATGTCACGGGCGGTGAAGAAGATCTAAAACGCAAAAATGTAGATGATTTTTTCAGGCATTTTGAAAGTTCTATTTCTACGAAAAAAACGAACTTTGATATTTTCGCTTCCAAGGCTGATCTTTTAATCACCGATCTTCAAAATCAGGATACTGCTACTTGGAAACCCGCTTGGAAATCGCTTCAAAAATTCTACAGCTTCGAAAAAAATGAACTCCCGCTCTTACGTAAGGCGATCCGTTACGTGTACCCCAATGATCAAGAGGAAAACGGTAGCCGAACTTTGCTGATTGATGAACTCGCGACGCTGGGAGATAAGCCGTCGATACCCTTGTTAAAACGTTTATACGTCGACCGAGAAACCAGCGATGCCATTCGCACGAACATCTTGCAAAACATTCTATCTATTGACTCCACTGAATTTGAATGGTATTTCAACAGCTTACTAACGAAACCACCCACAACAAATGATGCGCAAGCGTTAATAAGCCCACTTTTAGATTCGCTAGAATTTACCGCGCAACATATGGATCGTATAGCGTCGTTGCTTAGACACCCAGACTACAGAGCGGCAACGTTAACATGGTTTAAGAAAGTACTAGAATTAAAAAAACAAAGCCAAGTTTCCGTAAAAACCGCCGATATGTTATCGCTCGTAGAAGCATTTGCAAAAGATGATCTTGCACAGTTTGTATCTACCCATTCTGCAGATGAGAATTCCGTATTCTATAACCGCATGTTCACCTACCTACAGATTTTTGGCGCTTCGACTAATCAAGCGTATATCCAGCATTTCGCCGATAATCTGTCATCCATGGAAGGCGTAAACTATATTAAAACGGCGCTTCTAATTGCTATGGTCGATGCCCGTATGCCACTAGATTCTACCTTATTTAAGGAGCAGTTGGAGAACATCCGAACCCGCTATGATGTGATGAAAGCTTTCGAAGAGAGAAATCTGTTCGAGCAGATCCCCCAAATGTACAAGGAAGGCGATCAATTTGCCAAAATGCTTTTTAATGAGTTTCTCTACGACGATTACGAGTATCCTACGGAAATTAAAGAAATTGGCAAAATAGTAGAATCAGGCAACACCTACTACGTTTTCTCCGTTAAATTTGAAGGTAATGAGCTGTCTTATCTAGGCGTTTCAGGGCCTTTTGCAGGCGGCAACGTACCCATAGACTTCGACTACTACAACTGCGTTACCAATTATGACGAGGTTTCCGAAAATTGGGAGATTCAGGCTAAAAATCTTATACAGGAGTCCTTCGATTAG
- a CDS encoding RDD family protein — MEAQDSHKELPPTPIFDVPNQVSEENYPGVFIRVKALVVDGFFLLVLMFILSSVFSAFQHVPDSVRLLSFVFVFFLYDPLFTSLFAGTVGHMAMGIRVKREDAERNINFPSAVVRFVIKAALGWISLITVSSSGMAIHDRVIGSRVVNYKKN, encoded by the coding sequence ATGGAAGCGCAAGACAGTCATAAGGAATTACCCCCGACTCCAATATTTGATGTACCAAATCAAGTCAGTGAAGAAAATTATCCGGGTGTTTTCATTCGCGTAAAAGCCTTGGTTGTCGATGGATTCTTTCTGTTAGTATTGATGTTTATCTTGTCAAGTGTTTTCTCCGCCTTTCAACATGTCCCCGACAGCGTTCGATTGCTATCTTTTGTCTTTGTGTTCTTTCTTTACGATCCTTTATTTACAAGTCTCTTTGCCGGAACAGTTGGGCATATGGCAATGGGTATACGCGTAAAGCGGGAAGACGCAGAGAGAAACATCAACTTTCCTTCGGCGGTTGTACGTTTTGTAATAAAAGCAGCTCTAGGTTGGATCTCTTTGATTACCGTTTCAAGTAGCGGCATGGCCATACACGATCGTGTGATCGGATCTCGAGTTGTCAATTACAAAAAAAACTGA
- a CDS encoding TolC family protein — protein sequence MMKKTSIKPILLAGSCMAVIGCGVPKITEKAASTANMPTAYEATADSVNSAKVEWKTYFTDPHLRSLIDSALSHNQELNIMLQEINMSSNEIRARKGEYLPFVGAKVGGGAEKRSEYTTLGATERQVDIREGKENPDPMPDLGASLVANWEVDIWNKLHNAAKEAQLEYLASIEGKNFMVTNLVAEIANLYYELLALDQEKMLVEQNLKLQSDALDLVKLQKIATRVTELAVKKFEAELLKTQSMRYKIDQQIVETENKLNYLVGQYPQHILREASSLDQINLPIVQEGLPAQLLNNRPDVRQAELLMAAAKLDVKVAKARFYPTLGISASLGYQAFNPAYLLKTPQSLIYSITGDLIAPLVNKRAIQAEYLNANAKQIQTVFTYEQTLLNAYVEVANQLAKIKNMANINTLQGKQVSTLTESVQISYDLFNSAHADYMEVLMTQRDAIEAKFELIESQKAQFNASINLYKSLGGGW from the coding sequence ATGATGAAGAAAACAAGCATCAAGCCTATACTTTTAGCGGGTTCCTGCATGGCCGTTATTGGCTGTGGAGTACCTAAAATAACAGAAAAAGCAGCCTCCACCGCCAACATGCCTACAGCTTACGAAGCCACGGCCGACAGCGTCAATAGCGCAAAGGTGGAATGGAAAACCTATTTCACAGATCCTCATCTGCGCAGCCTGATTGACTCTGCGCTGAGCCACAATCAAGAGTTGAACATCATGTTGCAGGAAATCAATATGTCCAGCAACGAAATTAGGGCACGAAAGGGAGAGTATCTCCCTTTCGTTGGCGCCAAAGTTGGTGGCGGCGCGGAGAAGCGCAGTGAATATACAACCTTGGGTGCAACAGAAAGACAAGTAGACATCCGCGAAGGAAAAGAGAATCCCGATCCAATGCCCGATCTAGGAGCCTCCCTCGTCGCTAACTGGGAAGTCGACATCTGGAACAAGCTGCACAATGCAGCCAAGGAAGCTCAGCTCGAATATCTCGCCAGCATAGAGGGCAAAAACTTCATGGTGACCAACCTTGTGGCCGAGATTGCAAATCTCTATTACGAATTATTGGCGCTGGACCAAGAAAAAATGCTCGTAGAACAAAACCTGAAGCTGCAATCGGATGCGTTGGATCTTGTCAAACTGCAGAAGATTGCTACGCGGGTGACAGAATTGGCGGTCAAAAAATTTGAAGCCGAGCTGCTCAAAACGCAGAGCATGCGCTACAAAATCGATCAGCAGATCGTAGAAACCGAGAACAAATTAAACTACCTCGTGGGTCAATATCCGCAACACATTCTACGCGAAGCGAGTAGCCTCGACCAGATCAACCTGCCCATCGTGCAAGAGGGACTACCCGCCCAGCTTCTGAACAACAGGCCTGATGTGCGGCAGGCAGAGTTGCTTATGGCAGCAGCCAAGTTGGACGTCAAAGTAGCCAAGGCAAGATTTTACCCTACGCTAGGGATTTCTGCAAGCCTCGGGTATCAGGCCTTCAACCCGGCCTACTTGCTCAAAACGCCACAATCGCTGATCTATTCGATCACCGGCGATTTGATCGCCCCTTTGGTAAATAAACGTGCTATCCAAGCGGAATACTTGAATGCGAATGCAAAACAAATACAAACCGTTTTTACCTATGAGCAAACACTGCTAAATGCGTATGTAGAAGTAGCCAACCAATTAGCGAAGATCAAAAACATGGCCAATATCAACACCTTGCAAGGCAAGCAGGTGTCCACCCTAACGGAATCCGTACAGATATCCTACGACCTTTTTAACTCGGCACATGCCGATTATATGGAGGTATTGATGACGCAGCGTGACGCGATTGAAGCAAAATTCGAATTGATTGAGTCACAGAAGGCACAATTCAATGCCTCAATCAATCTATATAAATCGCTGGGTGGCGGCTGGTAA